From the genome of Neomonachus schauinslandi chromosome 5, ASM220157v2, whole genome shotgun sequence, one region includes:
- the POU6F1 gene encoding POU domain, class 6, transcription factor 1, giving the protein MDPGAGPESSLTVNEQVIVMSGHETIRVLEVGVDAQISAEEEGKGLEGVAAEGSQSRDPGEASEPAGEAGPDNPDSSAEAPVKSLPGIPPSPAPAVATFSQAPSQPQASQTLAPLSVQAAPQVLTQENLATVLTGVMVPAGAVTQPLLIPISIAGQVAGQQGLAVWTIPTATVAALPGLTAASPTGGIFKPPLAGLQAAAVLNAALPTPVQAVPPPAQASSPSQPRPAAQPQTLFQTQPLLQTAPAIVPQPTAATATAPTPKPVDTPPQITVQPAGFALSPGIISAASLGGQTQILGSLTTTPVIANAIPSMPGISSQILTNAQGQVIGALPWVVNSASVAAPAPAQSLQVQAVTPQLLLNAQGQVIATLASSPLPPPVAVRKASTPESPAKSEVQPIQPTPAVPQPTVVITSPAPAAKPSASAPIPITCSETPTVSQLVSKPHTPSLDEDGINLEEIREFAKNFKIRRLSLGLTQTQVGQALTATEGPAYSQSAICRFEKLDITPKSAQKLKPVLEKWLNEAELRNQEGQQNLMEFVGGEPSKKRKRRTSFTPQAIEALNAYFEKNPLPTGQEITEIAKELNYDREVVRVWFCNRRQTLKNTSKLNVFQIP; this is encoded by the exons ATGGATCCTGGAGCCGGGCCAGAGTCATCTCTGACTGTCAATGAGCAG GTCATCGTGATGTCAGGCCACGAGACCATCCGTGTGCTGGAAGTTGGAGTGGACGCCCAGATCTCTGCCGAGGAGGAGGGCAAAGGGCTGGAGGGTGTGGCTGCTGAGGGCTCCCAGAGCAGAGACCCTGGCGAAGCTAGTGAACCTGCTGGTGAAGCCGGGCCAGACAACCCAGACTCCTCTGCAGAGGCACCTG TGAAGTCTCTGCCGGGGATCCCTCCGAGCCCTGCCCCTGCTGTTGCCACCTTCAGCCAAGCCCCCAGCCAGCCTCAGGCCTCGCAGACCCTGGCTCCATTATCTGTACAGGCTGCCCCCCAG GTCTTGACTCAGGAAAACTTAGCCACAGTTCTGACAGGAGTTATGGTTCCAGCAGGGGCAGTTACTCAACCTCTTCTTATCCCCATCAGTATTGCAGGTCAAGTGGCTGGTCAGCAGGGGCTGGCCGTGTGGACAATTCCTACAGCAACCGTGGCCGCCCTCCCAGGACTGACAGCTGCTTCTCCCACGGGGGGAATTTTCAAGCCACCTTTAGCCGGTCTGCAAG CAGCCGCTGTGCTGAACGCCGCCCTCCCGACTCCCGTACAAGCTGTCCCGCCGCCGGCACAGGCCTCCTCACCCAGCCAGCCCCGGCCAGCAGCCCAGCCCCAGACGCTGTTCCAGACCCAGCCGCTGCTGCAGACCGCGCCTGCCATTGTCCCGCAGCCCACTGCTGCCACCGCTACTGCCCCCACGCCCAAGCCGGTGGACACCCCCCCACAGATCACCGTCCAGCCCGCGGGCTTCGCGCTGAGCCCAGGAATT ATCAGTGCCGCTTCCCTCGGGGGACAGACCCAGATCCTAGGTTCCCTCACTACCACTCCGGTCATTGCCAACGCTATTCCCAGCATGCCGGGGATCAGCAGTCAGATCCTCACCAACGCTCAGGGACAG GTTATCGGAGCCCTTCCGTGGGTAGTGAACTCGGCTAGCGTGGCAGCCCCAGCACCAGCCCAGAGCCTGCAGGTCCAGGCTGTGACGCCCCAGCTGTTGTTGAATGCCCAGGGCCAGGTGATTGCAACCCTGGccagcagccccctgcctccGCCCGTGGCTGTCCGGAAGGCAAGCACGCCTGAGTCCCCTGCTAAGAGTGAG GTACAGCCCATCCAGCCCACGCCAGCCGTGCCCCAGCCTACGGTGGTCAtcaccagcccagccccagcGGCCAagccttctgcctctgctcccatTCCAATCACCTGCTCTGAGACCCCTACTGTCAGCCAGTTGGTATCCA AGCCACATACCCCAAGTCTGGATGAGGACGGAATCAACTTGGAAGAGATCCGGGAGTTTGCCAAGAACTTTAAGATCCGACGGCTGTCCCTGGGCCTCACGCAGACTCAGGTGGGTCAGGCTCTGACTGCCACGGAAGGCCCAGCCTACAGCCAGTCAGCTATCTGCAG GTTCGAGAAGCTGGACATCACGCCCAAGAGTGCCCAGAAGCTGAAGCCAGTGCTGGAAAAGTGGCTGAATGAAGCCGAACTCCGGAACCAGGAGGGGCAGCAGAACCTGATGGAGTTTGTGGGAGGTGAGCCCTCCAAGAAACGCAAACGCCGCACCTCCTTCACCCCCCAGGCCATAGAGGCCCTGAATGCCTACTTCGAGAAGAACCCACTGCCCACAGGCCAGGAGATCACCGAGATTGCTAAGGAGCTCAACTATGACCGGGAGGTGGTGCGGGTCTGGTTCTGCAATCGGCGCCAGACGCTCAAGAACACCAGCAAGCTGAATGTCTTTCAGATCCCTTAG